The Synechococcus sp. UW69 DNA segment CGAGTGCATCGATGTCAGCCCTCTTTGGAATGCAGATGCACCCTGTGCCGGGGTAACAGCGGTGGATTCCCAGAGCACTGCGAGTGGTGTCGAAGCGAGGGGTCAGGTCAAACCAAAGATCGTTACCCCAAGGTTCGGGACGTCCCAAGCTGTACTCGCCGGCGGGTAAGGGGGCAGCATTGCCGGGACTCCAGCGGCGATCAGCGGTTTGGCGCCCGGCAACACCACTGGCTGCTGGCCAACTGGCCAGGAGTCGAGAGCCTCGATGCAGCTCAACCTTCCAGATGCGGTTGCCGTCAGGGAACCGCTCAGCAGTTCGGCGGGTACTGAGCTGCAGTGCCCCTCCCTGCAGCAAGGCTGTCGTGGGCCCCTGTTGCCCCAGTAGATCAGGAGCCGCCACAGCAACGGAGCCCACAAGCACCAAAGGCAGCAGGAGTGCGTGGCGCAGCATCACGATCCGCATGAACAGTCCACCCACTTTGGGGCTGCCACGATGACCTGCAGCAGACCAGTCATTGGTGGACGTTCTCGATCTGTTTCCACGCTCCATCCTTCGGGGCACCCTGCCGGACCCTTTGCTCCAGCAGCTGATTGATCTAAGCGAAAGCGTTCTCGCCAATCCTGATTCCAGCCCCGATGCATCAGCGAAGCTGGCCGGTCAACTGCGTCAGCAACGCGAACTGCGGCCGGACCAACCCGGCGTGCAGGACCTCAGCAACAACCACCTGCTGCCTGCCTGTGATCGTTGGATCCGCCATGTGATGGACCGTCAGCCTCCCCAAGGTCGCGGCCCCTGGGTTCCCGGTCGATATCGCTTGCAGATGATTGATCTCTGGCTCAATTGCCAGACCGCAGGCGATTACAACCCCACCCACACCCATGGCGGCAGCTTTTCCGGGGTGATCTTTCTAAAGGTGCCACCCCAGATCAATGCCGATAGTTTTGATGGCCAACTCTGCTTCCACGGTCCGGAAGACTGGCATCTGCAATCGTTCCGCACCGGAATGGCGCACTACGTGCTGCCCGTCCCCGGAGAGTTCTATGTGTTCCCGGCCTGGCAACCCCATTCGGTGATGCCCTTCCGTGGTGAAGGGGAGCGCTGGTCCCTCGCTTTCAATGCCATGGCAGCACCTGGTTCTGCACCAACCGCAACGCAACAGCCCGCCCAGCAGCAGCCCCTTGGCAACGTTTCCCTCTCGAGTCAGCGCCCCACCGCCAAGGGATTCTGAGGAGAGCTGCCAGAGTCAACTGGTTGCATCTGTTCAGGATTCATGAGTCAAACAGAGCCACTCGAGCAGGCCAAAGCGATCGCATCGGCGTTGGAGCAGTTGGCCGATCAGTTGCGCCCTGAAGTGATTCGCTCAGCGAGGCTGGATCAAGAGGGACGTCGGGATCTCGACCGGATCGAGTACGCCCTGGGCACCATTGGCAAGGCCTTGATCCTGACGGACTATTCCATCGACGAAGAAAAAGACATCGACAAGCTCAAGGCCTTCCGCGAATCCCAGAAAGGGATGGGCTGACGTCAGACCAACGCAGCACTTGATGCTGAAGATCTCCATCAGACGTCAGGTCGAGAAGCCTTCCGCCTGGATCACCAGCTCGGTCGAGGGGACAAGCCTGCACTGCCTTGAAACTGCAAAGCGTGGAAGGGCAGCCCAGAAGTGACACATCAGGACGCGTCGTCCAGTGGCCTTGCCAATGCTGATGAATATGGCCAAACAAAACCGCCCGCAGAGCGAGATGGGGACGTAACACAGCCTCAAAAGAATCTTGATCAAGCAACCGGATCGCATCCATGCCGTCATCACCGATGGCGATCGGAGGATGATGAAGAGCAACCACAAGGGGCAGATCACGGCGCTCTGAACGCTGCAAACGCCGTTCCAGCCACTGGAGCTGAGCCAAGCCGAGCTGACCGGCTGCAGAAGAAACCTTGTGGCTGTTCAGCAGTACCAAGCGCACTCCTCTGACCACAAAATCAGCGGGGCCTGTCACGCACGCACGCCCCAAAACCGCATCCAGCAACAGCGGGTGATCGTGGTTACCGGGCACCAGAGCAACCTTGCAGCGCACGTGGTTGGTCAGGGCTGTTCGCAGCCGGACATAGCCACCCCAGCTTTCGTCCTGGCAAAGATCACCCGTGACCAGAACCAGATCGGGGTCCATGGCGCAGCCA contains these protein-coding regions:
- a CDS encoding putative 2OG-Fe(II) oxygenase — encoded protein: MDVLDLFPRSILRGTLPDPLLQQLIDLSESVLANPDSSPDASAKLAGQLRQQRELRPDQPGVQDLSNNHLLPACDRWIRHVMDRQPPQGRGPWVPGRYRLQMIDLWLNCQTAGDYNPTHTHGGSFSGVIFLKVPPQINADSFDGQLCFHGPEDWHLQSFRTGMAHYVLPVPGEFYVFPAWQPHSVMPFRGEGERWSLAFNAMAAPGSAPTATQQPAQQQPLGNVSLSSQRPTAKGF
- a CDS encoding metallophosphoesterase; the encoded protein is MRILQLSDPHLVAADQGLVRGRLALAHVEQALRVGCAMDPDLVLVTGDLCQDESWGGYVRLRTALTNHVRCKVALVPGNHDHPLLLDAVLGRACVTGPADFVVRGVRLVLLNSHKVSSAAGQLGLAQLQWLERRLQRSERRDLPLVVALHHPPIAIGDDGMDAIRLLDQDSFEAVLRPHLALRAVLFGHIHQHWQGHWTTRPDVSLLGCPSTLCSFKAVQACPLDRAGDPGGRLLDLTSDGDLQHQVLRWSDVSPSLSGIRGRP